The Glycine soja cultivar W05 chromosome 9, ASM419377v2, whole genome shotgun sequence sequence CACAAGTCAGTCCCAAAAACGAAATTCACAAAACCATGCACAAATGCCAtcgaggcatttcaccgagcacttggtagGCGCACGTTTAGGCACAAAAAAGTGAGGAATGGGGGCAATGCGACATGCCCAATTTTTTCAGAACACAACCTaagcctaaggccatcccctacaacccccaattcaaccaaACAAGCATGAATTCAAGAATAAATTGCTTCTCAGATTTTTGCAAGGATGAGCAAATAAGACATCAAAACGCAACAATAGTGAGCCAAAAAGCAAAGGAGAAGTGCACTTACTTGTAGGGAGTGAACAAGAGTatcaaaatggaagcaaaagcaCAAAAATGGTGGCTTAGGGCTACAAAATTGTGATTTCCGCAAGCTTCTACGTCTCTTGAATGTTGGGGAAGGTTTTGGGATGAATGAAACTTCACCCAGCccccctttttatgtttctcaTGCAGAGGTGCTTGCCCAAGCAAGCTAACTCtgtactatttttcttttggaaaatcTAAATACCCTATTGCTGTGCTTTTCTTGATTCCTAGGATTGCAAATAAACTAGGCATATCCAACTATGACTTAAGAAACATGGGTGAataaataacaagcagaaatttaaaaggtgcTAAGCTACCTCCTACTAGcgtttctttaacgtcttgagccggGCATGGGATGATAATCTTCTGATCACGGGCCTAGCGCCTGTTCGTACCTTTGCTTTGGCGTGGTATCGACCAAATCTTTGCTTATCCTCCGACTCACAAGATGACAAAAATCCATATGCATGCATGCTCATGATTAGGCAGTTCAAGTGTAACGATTTAAGCAAAtgtttattattcaattttacttaacGCTTGCGACACCCCTACAGATTGAGCGAGATGGCCCAAGATTAAAATGAGAATACACATTCTAAACCAATAACCGACACAACACAAGGGTTGAAATGCAAACCATCAATCTGATGTTTATTAAATGTTGTGATCAAAGTTTACAAAGGACGGGAAAACTTTGGGGAGCCTTAGAGTACAATCATGTATTGACTCCCCAGCTGCCCCACGTGCTAAGCATAATACCGTTTGACGATATTGgcattcacgggtgaaggtaactCTTCATCGTCCATGCTGGCAAGCACTGGTGCTCTTCTTGAGAATGCTTTCTTCACgatgaaaggtccttcatagttTGGAGCCCACTTCCCTCTAATGTCTTTTTGGGCTTGGGACACTTTCTTGAAGACAAGATCCCCTTCATTGAACTTGAGTAggtgtaccttcttgtcgaaagcATTCTTCACCCATCTTTGATACAAGCGCCCGTGGTTCATAACTGTCAATCTCTTACCTTCTATAAGATTGAGCTGATCAAAACGCCCTTGGGCCCACTTCGATTCTTTCAACCCGGACTCTGCCGGAATCCTTAAAGAGGGGACCTTTACTTCAAACGGCAGTACGACTTCCATCCCATACACCAACAAAAATGGAGTTGCCCCAATTGATGTGCACACTAAGGTTCGGTAACCATGCAGCGCGAAAGAGAGCATCccgtgccaatctttgtatgacacagtCATCTTCTGAATGATATTCTTGTTGGCCGCCTCAACCGCACCATTCATCTTGGGCATGTAAGGCATGgagatcttgaaatcctcacacatttccttcatcatcttgttatttagGTTGGTAGCATTGTCCGTGATAATTTTTCGGGGTAACCCATATCGgcaaattatatcattttttatgaatCTAACCACTACGCTCCTCGTCATGCTAGAGTATGAAGCAgcttcaacccatttggtgaagtatcGATCGCAACCAAGATGAAGTGATGTCCATTCGAAGCCCTGGGCTCAATGGCTCTgatcacatctattccccacatagagAAGGGCCATGGCGCTTCCAAAATGTTCAAAGGCATGGGtagagcattgacattgtccacgAATGCCTGGCACTTGTGGCATTTTCTAACATGGATGCAACagtcgctttccatggtgagccagtaatagcCTTGattcaatcctaccccccaagggcattggatagaagactccaagaagattgggctagagatgcaagagaaggccttaggattctcatgagccttagggtagattttgggcccatgggctaagtatgagcccacttatctttgtacatattagattacagttttattatttttgggccttgtatttagggctccataatgtaggtagggtaccctataaATGTAGGAtcttcagcccttgtattttagggcacttagactagtttttttattaggggtagttttgtaattttacatgcattgagtgaatatttgatttgtgtgttgggaaataaatttaattgaattgggagaatcccaatccaattaaattttagagggggaggtgagcatttgcttgctacaccccattgtcacatcatatagtcacactttgtgcatgtccttcatgctttacatgtctcatgacacctaagcacacttagtggagaatcttggacttgatcttggattagtgggctgaaccatagctaaaatttacTTATCATAATTAGtggaattttggctccacaaattcaatttcaaattcaagtgaaatttgaataaatttccctccaattttgtgtgacacttagtctataaatagaggtcatgtgtgtgcattttttttttaactttgatcatttgaaaattaaacttcagacttcagagctcttttagagcacaaaatttcgtgctcttctcttcctctcccttcattcatctccttcttccttgaagctcttatccatggcctcctatggtagtgagctttttctagactcatcttctccttgaagtggcatctcctctctctcttccttcttcattatgctgccattcatcttccaagaagcaaaggaatccattgatgaaaaagatcctaggcctacaagctccaatggagctacatcGAGCCTGCCCTTAGAATCTTTCTAGCCATGGCATGCCCATTAGCATAAGTCCCGAAGGACCCTTCATGCACCTCCAGGAGCATTCGCTCGGCTTCCTTAGCGTCTACACATCGGAGCAAAACCATATCATGATTTCGCTTGTACAGGATACCCCCACTTAGAAAGAAACCAGCTGCCAACCTCCGCAACGTTCTCTTGTCGTTGTCAGATGCATTCTATGAATACTCCTTACACTCTATGTACCGCTTGATGTTGTGGTACCACGACGTACCGTCTTGCTCCTTTTCTATCAAGCAGCAATGTGTGGGCTTGCTGCGACATCTGAACTCGATGTATGGCAAGCATGTAGGGTTAGATGAAACATGGATGCTAGAGTGGCAAGCGCATCAACCATCTGATTTTCCTCTTTTGGAATGTGGTGGAAGGTGACCTTGTCGAAGAACTCAATCAGTTTCTTGATGTAGGcctgatagggtatcaacttgtgatccctagtttcccattctccccTCAGTTGGTGAATTACCAAGGCTGAGTTTCTGTACACTTTGAGCAATTTGACGTTAAAGTCAATTGCCACTTGGATTCCGAGGGTGCATGCCTCGTACTCAGCCATATTATTCGTGCAATCAAAGCCCAATCTAGTTATGAAGGGAATGCATTGGTTGTTGGGAGAGAACAAAGCCGCCCCAACCCGATGGCCTTGGGCGTTGGACGCGCCGTCGAACCACACGATCCAGTTATCCCTTTCCTCATCCTTCACCTTCTCcccgaacaaggccatgatgtcttcatttGGAAACTCcagatgcatgggctggtagtcattgagaggctgctgagctaGATAGTTCaccaaggcgcttccttttatcgccttttgagtGACATAGACAAtgtcaaactcagatagcagaaCTTGCCATCGAGCGATCCGTCCTGTAAGAGCGGGTTTCTCAAAAATGTACTTgactgggtccatcttggataccaaCCAAGTAGTATGGCTTAACATATATTGCCTTAGACGATGGGACCCTCATACCAAGGCACGTGTCCTTTCCAACAGAGAGTAGTTCATCTCGCAGGCAGTGAACTTTTTGCTCAAGTAATAGACAGTTTGTTCTCTCTTTCTGGAATCGCCATGCTGCCCTAGCATGCACCCCATCGACTCATCCAACACCGTCATGTATAGGATAAGAGGTCGCCTGGGCACTGGTGGCATTAGCACAGGAGGGTTCATAAGGCATTGCTTGATCCTATCGAATGCCACTTGACAATCATCGTTCCATCGGACTGACTGATTCTTGCGCAAAAGTTTGAAGAGAGGCTCACAGGTAGCGGTGAGCTACGACATGAACCTTGCTATATAGTTTTGGCGCCCcaagaaacctcggacttgTTTTTCAGTGCACGGTTCAGGCATCTAAAGGATGGCCTTTACCTTTtcagggtccacctctatccctttctgacttacgatgaaaccaagcaattttccctacttgaccccgaaggtgaacttggcggggttcaatcTTAACTAGTACTTTCACAGTctctcgaacaacttccgcaagttGACGAGATGTTCCTCCTAAGTcctagacttggcaatcatgtcatccacgtagacttcaatctctttgtgcatcatatcgtggaatAATGCTACCATAGCTCACTAATAGGTTGCCTCGGtgttcttgagcccaaaggacatcaccttataacagaatGTTCCCCACAAGGTGACGAACATAGTCTTCTCCATGTCCTCTGATGCCATCTTTATCAGATTGTAACCCGAGaacccgtccatgaaggaaaacaaagcgaaattggttgTGTTATCTACAAGGAcgtcgatgtgtggtaaaggcaAGTTATCATTTGGACTGGCTCTGTTTAGGTCCTGATTGTCCATACACATccgtaccttcccatccttcttagggaccagCACAATATTGGCCACCCATTCGAGGTACCGAGCCACTGCCAAAAAGCTACCGTCGAACTGCTTTTTCACCTCTTCTTTGATCTTCAAGGAaatttcgggcttcatccttcttagCTTTTATTTTATCGGGGAACAATCGGGATTCAATGGCAACCGATGTTGTATAATGTCGGGGTTCAAaccaggcatatcttggtacgactaAGCAAAGATGCCTTGGTAGTTTCGTAGAAAAACCACCAATTCATCTCGGACCGGTGTGGCCATGCTCGTACCAacctttacctttttcttttccttgcaAACACCCAAGTTTATGATTTCCGTTTCTTCTTGGTGCGGCTTCATCTCTTggtcttcctgagcgaccatcCTTTCTAGCTCCGGGGAAAACCCCATatcttcatcttctccatccTCGGCTTGGCTTGCTATTCGTTCAAAATCGACGTCAGGGTCctcggtattagtaccttcaccGAACTCATCGTCGAATCGGTACCATTTAATCGCaacagaaataaacatgcagatggatgagaatgggtaaaggtgcaagaacaaatgaaggaaagatcttatattatatatcttgATAGCAAAAAGACATAATGCCCTAACAGGGAGAaaaccctaaagcctaggcccaactgtagGGTTAAAACTAACGAGTTACATTATGTCCGCCGTGGAAACTTCAGGTCATTCAACAACTTGCCAGTTTCCTAATTGGAAATCAGGAAGGCACGATTGTACCCAGTTTGAACGCTCTTGGGGGGCATTATCGTGTATCATGGTGACTTGCTCTTCACACCTCCAGCCTGCACTCATAAAGCTCTAGCTGATGTGGCATGGAGGGGCTTTTTTCACTCACGGCCTTGGCTGTTGGCTCATCCCCCTACTTCTCTTCTCTAGGGCACTTCTTCTTACATCCGCACGCGTGGAC is a genomic window containing:
- the LOC114368292 gene encoding uncharacterized protein LOC114368292; the encoded protein is MDPVKYIFEKPALTGRIARWQVLLSEFDIVYVTQKAIKGSALVNYLAQQPLNDYQPMHLEFPNEDIMALFGEKVKDEERDNWIVWFDGASNAQGHRVGAALFSPNNQCIPFITRLGFDCTNNMAEYEACTLGIQVAIDFNVKLLKVYRNSALVIHQLRGEWETRDHKLIPYQAYIKKLIEFFDKVTFHHIPKEENQMVDALATLASMFHLTLHACHTSSSDVAASPHIAA